The segment CGATCCCGAAGCGGTGCGCCGCGCCCTGGACGGGATGGACGGATTCATCACCATGGCGATGAAAGGCGGCCAGGGCGGCCACGACCGGCACCACACCATGGAGCAGGTGATCGACAACTACACCGTAAACTGCCTGGGCCATCACGTGCTGTTGCTGACCGCCTTCGAGATGGGGATCACGCGGGGGATCTACACCGGCACCATGAGCGTCCACAACCGCCACCGGACCTGGTACCCCTCCGAGGATGAAGTGCCCCTGGACGGCCCCAACGTGTACGGCCTGACCAAGGGCTTGACGGAGGAGATCTGCCGGTACTTCGCCCGCGAGTACGACATGAACCTGCTTGTGTACCGCATCACCGGGCCCTGCAACCGGGCCATGTTCATCGACCGGATCACGAACCCGCCCGGCGGCCCGAAGCTCTACTACACCGACGAGGAGGACATGGCCGAGGCCTACCTGGCCGGGTTGAGGTTCCTCGACCAGGCCCCGGCCGGCAAAGGCCGCTGCGAGGTGTTCTTCATTTCCGGGGATGAAGACTGCGAGGAAATGAACATGGCCAAGGGCCGCGATCTACTGGGCTGGGCGCCGTCCGCGAGGAAGAAGCTGGGGATTTAGCCTAAGGCCGCCTCGCCGACACACACGCCATCTTCCCCCGCTGAAGTTCACACCTGAAATCGACGAATCCCAGGCTGATAAGCAGGTTCTCGTGCGTCTCAACGGGCAATCTCCGGGGTCGCTCGGGGTCGTCTTTCTCGAATGGCACGACAAAATCAGCATTGACCAGGATGCCGCCGTGTGCCAGTAGCGCATGGACCTGCTGGTAGACGGCTTCGAGGGCGTCGACG is part of the Gemmatimonadota bacterium genome and harbors:
- a CDS encoding NAD(P)-dependent oxidoreductase, producing the protein MNLLLVGGSGLVGTAITPYLQPHHNLRVLDLNAPQHDDVEYVEGSIADPEAVRRALDGMDGFITMAMKGGQGGHDRHHTMEQVIDNYTVNCLGHHVLLLTAFEMGITRGIYTGTMSVHNRHRTWYPSEDEVPLDGPNVYGLTKGLTEEICRYFAREYDMNLLVYRITGPCNRAMFIDRITNPPGGPKLYYTDEEDMAEAYLAGLRFLDQAPAGKGRCEVFFISGDEDCEEMNMAKGRDLLGWAPSARKKLGI